Genomic segment of Gloeocapsa sp. PCC 7428:
TTCGCCTGGTTGTTCATTTTCCCAAAGCCGCATTGAAACAGTTTTACCCGAAGCAAGATACTTTTGACCCATTTCGCCGTGTGGCGAATGACCTGAACTGACTTTGATAACCGTAGTATCACTCATACTAACTTTTCTCCAGTGTTATGGCTTGAGTACAACTTTGATGCAATTGTCTTTTTTATGCTTAAAAATCTCGTATCCGTGGGGTGCATCTTCTAACTTCAGCCGATGCGTGATCACAAAAGAAGGGTCAATTTCGCCGTTTTGAATTCGTTCTAACAAAGGTTTCAAATAACGGTGGACGTGCGTTTGTCCCATCTTGAAAGTTAAACCTTTGTTCATCGCCGCACCCATCGGGATTTTATCGAGGAAACCACCATAAACACCAGCAAGTGAGACATGACCGCCTTTGCTACACGATAATATGACTTGCCGTAGTGCGGTTGGGCGATCGGTTTCTAAGCGTACCGCTTGCTTAACCTGGTCGTAAAGCGCCATTGGTCCGGTTCCGTGCGCTTCCATACCCACCGCGTCGAGACACGCATCAGGGCCGCGACCGCCAGTCATTTCTTTAAGGGCTTCACCAGGATCGATTTCTTCGTAGTTGATGACTTCGGCGTTGCAGATTTCTTTTGCCATTTGGAGGCGTTCAGGAATGCGATCAATCGCGATGACGCGTTCTGCACCTAACATATAAGCACTTTTAATCGCAAACTGTCCGACAGGTCCACAGCCCCAAACAGCGACGATATCGCCAGGTTTGATATGGCAATTCTCTGCCGCCATGTAACCTGTGGGGAAAATATCAGTCAAGAATAATACTTGATCGTCAGTTAAACCATCAGGAACTTTCAACAAACCCACATCAGCAAAAGGGACGCGCGCGTATTCGGCTTGACCGCCAGCGTAGCCACCAAACAAGTGCGAATAGCCAAATAACCCTGCTGGTGAATAGCCCATTTGCACTTCGGTCATCCAGGCGTTGGGGTTAGAGTTGTCGCACAAAGACCACAAATCGCGCTGACAGAAAAAGCAGTTACCACAGGAAATTGTGAAAGGAACAACGACGCGATCGCCTACTTTTACATTCTTAACCGCGCTACCAATATCGACGACTTCTCCCATAAATTCGTGACCGAGGATGTCACCTTTTTGCATTGTGGGGATGTAGCCGTCGTAGATATGTAAATCTGAGCCACAGATTGCAGTTGATGTAATTTTAATAATCGCATCGCGGGGATTGAGAATTTTTGGATCTGGCACTGTTTCGACCCGCACATCGTTAGCGCCATACCAACAAACAGCTTTCATATTGATTTTGATTTGGTAATGGGGAATAGGTCATGGGTAATAGGTTAGTTTTTGCCTTATTACCCCTAATTTCTCTCGGTTTTACGGTCTCAGCACAACTTTGACGCAATTATCTTGCTTTTGCTGAAAAATCTCGTAGGCTTGAGGTGCTTGGTCTAGCGGTAACTGATGCGTGACGATAAACGATGGATCGAGTTTGCCATCTAATACGAGTTGTAGTAACAAACGCATATATTTCTGTCCATGCATTTGTCCCATCCTAAACGTCAGACCTTTATTAAACGCTGCGCCTAACGGAATTTTGTCTACAAAGCCACCATAGACGCCCATAATTGAGAGCGTACCACCTTTACGACACGCTACCATCATTTGGCGCAAGACGTGCGGGCGGTCAGTTTCTAACTTCAGCTTTTGCTTAGTTTGGTCGTAGAAGTCTTCAATACCTACGCCGTGGGCTTCTAGCCCAACCGCATCGATACAGCAATCGGGTCCGCGTCCGCCAGTCATTTCTTTGAGGGCTTCGCCTGGATCGATTTCTTCGTAATTAATCGTTTCGGCTTTAGCGTATTTTCTTGCCATTTCCAAGCGTTCCGGAAAGCGGTCAATCGCAATTACGCGTTCTGCACCCATCATATAGGCACTAATCATCGCAAATTGTCCAACTGCACCGCAACCCCAAACAGCTACGGTATCACCAGGTTGAATATCGCATAACTCTGCACCCATGTACCCTGTAGGAATCGCATCAGAAATAAAGAGTAGCTTTTCGTCGGGTAATTCTTTGGGAACTTTCAAAACGCCAACATCTGCAAACGGTACGCGGATGTATTCAGCTTGCGCCCCAGCATAACCGCCTAAGAGGTGCGAGTAACCATAAATTGCTGAAGTAATATTACCGAATAGCTTTTCTTCCATCCAGCCGTTGGGGTTAGAGTTATCGCACAGCGACCACATATCACGTTCGCAGTAGTAGCAACGACCGCAACCGATTGTTGAAGGAACAACAACGCGATCGCCTACTTGTAAATTGCGAACACCCTTACCAACTTCAACCACTTCCCCCATGAACTCGTGACCGATAATGTCACCTTTTTGCACTGTGGGGATATAACCACCATATATATGGAGATCGGAACCGCAAATTGCGGTAGATGTAATCTTTACAATCGCATCGCGCGGGTTGAGTATTTTCGGATCTGGAACATTATCCACCCGCACATTGTTAGCACTTTGCCAGCAGACAGCTTTCATCTCAATTTTAGATTTTAGATTTTTGCAACAAGAAAAATAGTCTTTTGTTCTTCATTAGCCACTCACTACTAATCCCTACCCGAAGGCTGACCCTCAGTTGTCGCGATTTCTCCCGCTTCCATAAGTTGCTTGAAGCGACGCAAATCGTCACCAATTTGCTGATCGGGTTCTTCGCCAAAAAGTTTAGCAAGGGCTGAAGCGATCGCCCCGCCTGGTGGGTTGTATTCCATGACAACTTTAACTTCAGTTCCGCGATTCCCTGGCGCGGGTTTAAAGCGCACAAAACCGGAATTTTCGATGTCTGCGTCTTCGGTCGAAGCCCAAGCGATTAATTCGTTTTCTTGCTCTTGGATAATTTCGGCATCCCATTCGACCTTAGCATCAAGGGGGGCTTTGGCTACCCAGTGCGATCGCTTATCGTCTAGCACTGTTACCGACTCAAGATGCTTCATAAACGTCGGTAATCTTTCAAAATCGCGCCAATAGTTATATAGTTCCGCTGCTGGTTTATTAATCGTTACCGTTTTTTCAACTTTAATCGGTTGATTCAAGCCGATCGCTTCTTGAGCTTGCTTGAGCGTACTTTGTTTTTTTGCTCCTTGGTATAGTAAACCACCGCCTGCAACTGCCATCAACACGCCGCGTAGCGATCGCTGTCTTAAGCCCATTAATACCATCGCCCCGCCGCCAATTAACGACGCCCAGCGTTCTTTTTCGCCTGCTTCGATAGATTCTGGCGATTGTTCGCTTGATTTATCTTGTGGTGTTAATTCCATAACAACTAATAGATTGAGACTTGTATGTACAAACTTTCAGATTAAAAATTTGAGAAAAGGAGAAAGTAAAACCTTTCTCCTTACTTACTTAACTACTGTGCAGCGATCGCAGGACCAGTTGTCGGTTTACCTGGTTTCACTGCACTACCTACGCGGGCGCGGTAAAGTTTTACAAGTTGTTGCTCTTGCTGCATCATATCTTGAGCAATGTCGCGTAACAGGTCAGTTGTTACAGGGTCGCTTGTACTGACCATCAACGTAGAAATATCGTTGATACCTGTTTGCAAATCACCCAAGGCACAGCGCATTTGATAGATATCGTCACTACCGCGAAGTGCAGCTTTGACTTTAGCGTATTTATCGGCAATATTTGCGGTTAATGATGGTTTTTCACCCAAAGCGGCTAAACGGGCTTCTAGTTTTTGGATGTGCTGCAACTTACTTTGCATCATTTGTTGAAAGAGCGATCGCACTTCGCTATCCGATTCTTTTTGTGCATATTGCTCTAGCGCCTCTTGCGCATAACGCTCACCCGCCAACGCCGTATTCAAAGCTTGGACAATTTCGCCTTTGGTTGAACCACCCCACGCATCAGCGAGTTTCCACCATTCTGCATTTCTATCAGTTTCGTCAGGAAGCGCAGCTTCTTTTCCACCGTAACCTAAACGGCTCAAAATCGCGGTTGTAAAAATTGGCAAATCTCCAGGTTGACGCGAAGTAATCAAATTACCATCAACAACTAACGGCTCATCAACATAGTTCGCACCCGCGTTAATCATGTCCTTACGCACAGCGATAAAACCAGTCGCGGTCTTACCTTTGAG
This window contains:
- a CDS encoding SRPBCC family protein, with protein sequence MELTPQDKSSEQSPESIEAGEKERWASLIGGGAMVLMGLRQRSLRGVLMAVAGGGLLYQGAKKQSTLKQAQEAIGLNQPIKVEKTVTINKPAAELYNYWRDFERLPTFMKHLESVTVLDDKRSHWVAKAPLDAKVEWDAEIIQEQENELIAWASTEDADIENSGFVRFKPAPGNRGTEVKVVMEYNPPGGAIASALAKLFGEEPDQQIGDDLRRFKQLMEAGEIATTEGQPSGRD
- a CDS encoding zinc-dependent alcohol dehydrogenase, producing the protein MKAVCWYGANDVRVETVPDPKILNPRDAIIKITSTAICGSDLHIYDGYIPTMQKGDILGHEFMGEVVDIGSAVKNVKVGDRVVVPFTISCGNCFFCQRDLWSLCDNSNPNAWMTEVQMGYSPAGLFGYSHLFGGYAGGQAEYARVPFADVGLLKVPDGLTDDQVLFLTDIFPTGYMAAENCHIKPGDIVAVWGCGPVGQFAIKSAYMLGAERVIAIDRIPERLQMAKEICNAEVINYEEIDPGEALKEMTGGRGPDACLDAVGMEAHGTGPMALYDQVKQAVRLETDRPTALRQVILSCSKGGHVSLAGVYGGFLDKIPMGAAMNKGLTFKMGQTHVHRYLKPLLERIQNGEIDPSFVITHRLKLEDAPHGYEIFKHKKDNCIKVVLKP
- a CDS encoding DJ-1/PfpI/YhbO family deglycase/protease, which encodes MTISSNSRNRKKVAILIENGVEDVEFQIPYNALKQAGFDVTILGSRTNETYKGKQGKLAKEADGTTTEAMASEFDAVIVPGGMAPDRMRRNPNTVRFVQEAMEQGKIVAAVCHGPQVLIEGDLLKGKTATGFIAVRKDMINAGANYVDEPLVVDGNLITSRQPGDLPIFTTAILSRLGYGGKEAALPDETDRNAEWWKLADAWGGSTKGEIVQALNTALAGERYAQEALEQYAQKESDSEVRSLFQQMMQSKLQHIQKLEARLAALGEKPSLTANIADKYAKVKAALRGSDDIYQMRCALGDLQTGINDISTLMVSTSDPVTTDLLRDIAQDMMQQEQQLVKLYRARVGSAVKPGKPTTGPAIAAQ
- a CDS encoding zinc-dependent alcohol dehydrogenase, producing the protein MKAVCWQSANNVRVDNVPDPKILNPRDAIVKITSTAICGSDLHIYGGYIPTVQKGDIIGHEFMGEVVEVGKGVRNLQVGDRVVVPSTIGCGRCYYCERDMWSLCDNSNPNGWMEEKLFGNITSAIYGYSHLLGGYAGAQAEYIRVPFADVGVLKVPKELPDEKLLFISDAIPTGYMGAELCDIQPGDTVAVWGCGAVGQFAMISAYMMGAERVIAIDRFPERLEMARKYAKAETINYEEIDPGEALKEMTGGRGPDCCIDAVGLEAHGVGIEDFYDQTKQKLKLETDRPHVLRQMMVACRKGGTLSIMGVYGGFVDKIPLGAAFNKGLTFRMGQMHGQKYMRLLLQLVLDGKLDPSFIVTHQLPLDQAPQAYEIFQQKQDNCVKVVLRP